The proteins below are encoded in one region of Phaseolus vulgaris cultivar G19833 chromosome 1, P. vulgaris v2.0, whole genome shotgun sequence:
- the LOC137814024 gene encoding DET1- and DDB1-associated protein 1 isoform X1, producing MESVLGNWPSYDPHNFSQLRPSDPSSSSAYGIVQFVVHLTLKSSPLMLYAALSLGTYPFSLNNFTKMAPATYHPTHSRTLPPSDQVISTEAKNILLRHIYQHAEEKLKPKRAAPDNLLPEHGCKQPRVSS from the exons ATGGAGTCTGTACTGGGTAATTGGCCGTCCTATGACCCTCACAACTTCAGTCAGCTTCGACCTTCCGATCCTTCAAGTTCTTCT GCTTATGGCATTGTGCAATTTGTTGTTCACCTGACGTTGAAGTCTTCACCATTGATGTTATATGCCGCTTTGTCTTTGGGGACATATCCATTTAGTCTCAATAACTTCACT AAAATGGCACCGGCCACTTACCATCCTACTCACAGCAGGACCCTTCCACCATCTGATCAAG TGATAAGTACTGAAGCCAAAAATATCCTCCTGAGACATATCTATCAGCATGCTGAGGAGAAG TTGAAACCAAAAAGAGCAGCACCTGATAACCTTTTACCAGAGCATGGATGCAAGCAACCTAGAGTTTCCAGCTGA
- the LOC137814024 gene encoding DET1- and DDB1-associated protein 1 isoform X2, translated as MESVLGNWPSYDPHNFSQLRPSDPSSSSKMAPATYHPTHSRTLPPSDQVISTEAKNILLRHIYQHAEEKLKPKRAAPDNLLPEHGCKQPRVSS; from the exons ATGGAGTCTGTACTGGGTAATTGGCCGTCCTATGACCCTCACAACTTCAGTCAGCTTCGACCTTCCGATCCTTCAAGTTCTTCT AAAATGGCACCGGCCACTTACCATCCTACTCACAGCAGGACCCTTCCACCATCTGATCAAG TGATAAGTACTGAAGCCAAAAATATCCTCCTGAGACATATCTATCAGCATGCTGAGGAGAAG TTGAAACCAAAAAGAGCAGCACCTGATAACCTTTTACCAGAGCATGGATGCAAGCAACCTAGAGTTTCCAGCTGA
- the LOC137814025 gene encoding xylan glycosyltransferase MUCI21-like yields MVHYHRSHQPRKPNADPTRDEDSHTIITLDCSSSAYYKRTRPKLLSFLLLITFLSCCYVFAPFFLPTSFSFSLLYSPVFGNDGNSDGVDVNDSTCSSVSAGTICCDRSGFRSDVCVMKGDIRTHSASSSILLYNPRSADNVSAEEELQHEKIKPYTRKWETSVMNTIDELSLVSKKVNDVGGCDVHHDVPAVFFSNGGYTGNVYHEFNDGIIPLYITSQHFNKKVVFVILEYHNWWIMKYGDILSQLSDFPPIDFRGDNRTHCFPEAIVGLRIHDELTVDSALMRGNKSIVDFRNLLDQAYWPRIRGLIQKEERIAQEKSREQDSSSQSSETSEQQYIKQQVQENPRKKPKLVILSRSGSRAITNENLLVKMAKEIGFMVEILKPGRTTELAKIYRTLNASDVMIGVHGAAMTHFMFLRPGSVFIQVVPLGTTWAAETYYGEPARKLGLKYTGYQIHPRESTLYEKYDKNDPILRDPTSINKKGWEYTKKIYLDSQNVILDLGRFRKRLHRAYEYTLSKSKLNLQHQPM; encoded by the exons ATGGTACACTATCACCGCTCCCATCAACCCAGAAAGCCTAATGCAGACCCCACCAGAGATGAAGACTCACACACCATCATTACCTTGGATTGCTCAAGCTCTGCCTACTACAAGAGAACCAGGCCAAAGCTCTTGTCTTTCCTCCTACTCATCACCTTTCTCTCTTGCTGCTACGTCTTCGCACCTTTTTTCCTTCCCACCTCCTTCTCCTTCTCTCTCTTGT aCTCTCCTGTTTTTGGAAATGATGGGAACTCAGATGGGGTTGATGTAAATGATTCTACTTGCTCTTCTGTTTCTGCTG GAACTATTTGCTGTGATAGAAGTGGTTTTCGTTCTGATGTCTGTGTGATGAAAGGTGATATAAGAACACACTCTGCTTCCTCTTCGATCTTACTCTACAATCCAAGGAGCGCTGATAATGTTTCTGCTGAGGAGGAACTCCAGCATGAAAAGATCAAGCCATATACTCGAAAATGGGAGACAAGTGTTATGAACACCATCGATGAATTAAGCCTTGTCTCAAAGAAAGTAAATGATGTTGGTGGTTGTGATGTCCATCACGATGTTCCGGCAGTGTTCTTCTCTAATGGGGGCTACACCGGCAATGTTTATCATGAATTCAATGATGGAATCATACCCTTATACATTACTTCACAGCATTTCAATAAGAAGGTAGTGTTTGTGATTCTTGAATATCATAATTGGTGGATCATGAAGTACGGGGACATTCTTTCTCAGCTGTCTGATTTTCCACCAATTGATTTTAGAGGAGACAATAGAACTCATTGCTTCCCAGAAGCCATAGTTGGTCTCAGAATCCATGATGAGCTAACTGTGGATTCTGCGTTGATGAGGGGTAACAAGAGCATTGTTGATTTTAGAAACCTTTTGGATCAAGCTTATTGGCCTAGGATTAGGGGTTTGATTCAGAAGGAGGAAAGAATAGCACAAGAAAAATCAAGAGAACAAGACTCTTCATCTCAATCATCAGAAACCTCTGAACAACAGTATATTAAGCAACAAGTGCAAGAAAATCCAAGGAAGAAACCAAAGTTGGTTATTCTCTCTAGAAGTGGGTCAAGAGCCATAACCAATGAGAATTTGTTGGTGAAGATGGCGAAGGAAATTGGGTTTATGGTGGAAATTTTGAAACCAGGCAGAACAACAGAATTGGCCAAGATTTATAGGACTCTTAATGCAAGTGATGTCATGATTGGTGTTCATGGAGCAGCTATGACTCATTTTATGTTTTTGAGACCTGGCTCTGTGTTTATTCAAGTGGTTCCTCTTGGAACCACATGGGCAGCAGAAACTTATTACGGGGAACCTGCAAGGAAGCTTGGCTTGAAATACACTGGCTATCAAATTCATCCTAGAGAGAGCACTTTGTATGAGAAATATGATAAAAATGATCCTATTCTAAGAGACCCTACAAGCATTAACAAGAAGGGGTGGGAATACACAAAGAAGATCTATCTTGACAGCCAAAATGTCATATTAGACCTCGGAAGATTCAGAAAAAGGTTGCATCGAGCTTATGAGTATACACTCTCCAAATCAAAACTCAATCTTCAGCACCAACCAATGTGA
- the LOC137814026 gene encoding kinesin-like protein KIN-14L, translating to MENGTIDKTRDFNMASRKAEEAACRRYMATQWLESQVGPLGISSEPTERELISCLRNGLILCNAINKIHPGAVPKVVVVDNQMSSQSLTWDSQPLPAYQYFVNLRNFLVAMEELNLPAFEASDLERDTLGKGSAAKVVDCILALKSFQELKQMNNQNGYNKYIKSPLPMRMLSRAAAALPFDASRHLDLSATMEKMPPAESNILNREAEIVELLAKQLVDRMFDAKENIDGNIIASLRKEHLVVDPIKVFNQIMACCNGEQPPTRFHEDFVKEEGLSHHSTSTQSNALSAPDNSKRCQACPGKCKCNQEHLLNMQEKELVDLKALKLKVKKEFEDMQSQFQGFFNDIGSQIQEMSTKAIGYSRVVEENRKLYNMVQDLKGNIRVYCRIRPSFQAESSNIVDFIGEDGSLFILDPSKTLKDGRKLFQFNRVFGPTADQDEVYKDTQPLIRSVMDGYNVCIFAYGQTGSGKTHTMSGPSGGTFKDMGINYLALTDLFQMSNERNDIINYDIYVQMVEIYNEQVRDLLAEDKTDNKLEIRSCNDDGLRLPDAKLRPVNSTADVMTLMKLGEVNRAVSSTAMNNRSSRSHSVLTVHVHGKDTSGNSIRSCLHLVDLAGSERVDKSEVTGERLKEAQFINKSLSCLGDVITALAQKNSHIPYRNSKLTLLLQDSLGGHAKTLMFAHVSPEADSFGETVSTLKFAQRVSTVELGAARLNKESSEVMQLKEQVESLKIALATKETQRMFQRNREQYTPLEKPTHSEKTPLPSRRLSIENCSAVKTDKCVSREDRSGAKSPLLLPRSRRLSLEGPKAIKKDGLQYEPVSMQKYRSMQDEEAVSKLNGQFSSGNSRSELHPKTPRSPISISYQKRLIKLNDGMQVHPIKLPQTPEPPVRDVHASKVMGSTNGKGSQIRRSLRTIGKLINGGPDKRSQHMVEVKSPMGSGHRNHVKSPIRGTGYTNSVKSPISAVEKTNRRKSLTGIQAPLPNNSRRSSLGGKPVVAFEDKETNARTPPNPHSDTKASKRWL from the exons atgGAGAATGGTACGATAGATAAGACTCGTGATTTCAATATGGCTTCAAGAAAAGCTGAAGAAGCGG CTTGCAGACGCTATATGGCCACTCAGTGGCTAGAAAGCCAAGTGGGTCCTCTTGGTATATCGAGCGAGCCTACAGAGAGAGAACTCATTTCTTGCTTGAGAAATGGTCTGATACTTTGCAATGCCATTAACAAGATTCATCCAGGAGCAGTACCCAAA GTTGTGGTTGTGGATAATCAAATGTCTTCACAATCACTTACCTGGGATTCTCAGCCATTGCCCGCCTATCAGTATTTTGTAAATTTACGCAACTTTCTTGTCGCAATGGAGGAATTAAATCTTCCGGCTTTTGAAGCTTCTGATCTTGAAAGG GATACTCTAGGGAAGGGATCGGCAGCCAAAGTGGTTGATTGCATTTTGGCACTTAAATCGTTTCAAGAGTTGAAGCAGATGAACAATCAGAATGGATACAACAAATACATAAAATCTCCTTTACCTATGAGAATGCTTTCAAGAGCTGCAGCTGCACTCCCCTTTGATGCTAGTAGGCACTTGGATTTGTCTGCCACAATGGAAAAGATGCCTCCCGCTGAGAGTAATATTTTGAATCGAGAAG CAGAAATTGTGGAATTACTTGCCAAGCAACTGGTTGATCGTATGTTTGATGCCAAAGAAAATATTGATGGAAACATCATTGCTTCTCTCCGTAAAGAACACCTGGTAGTG GATCCAATAAAGGTATTTAATCAGATAATGGCATGTTGTAATGGGGAACAACCACCAACAAGGTTTCATGAG GATTTTGTGAAAGAAGAGGGGTTATCACATCATTCCACATCTACACAATCAAATGCTTTATCGGCTCCTGACAATTCTAAG CGTTGCCAAGCTTGTCCCGGAAAATGCAAATGCAACCAGGAGCATCTTTTAAACATGCAGGAAAAAGAACTTGTG GATCTCAAGGCTTTGAAGTTGAAAGTTAAGAAAGAGTTTGAAGATATGCAATCTCAGTTTCAAGGATTTTTTAATGACATTG GAAGTCAAATACAGGAGATGTCAACTAAAGCTATTGGATATAGCAGAGTAGTAGAAGAGAATAGGAAACTATACAATATGGTCCAAGATTTGAAAG GTAATATTCGAGTTTACTGCAGAATCAGGCCATCATTCCAGGCCGAATCAAGCAATATTGTTGATTTCATTGGGGAAGATGGTTCTCTATTCATTTTAGATCCATCAAAAACACTGAAAGATGGAAGGAAACTTTTTCAGTTTAATCGTGTTTTTGGTCCAACAGCTGACCAAG ATGAGGTTTACAAGGATACTCAGCCATTAATTAGATCTGTGATGGATGGATACAATGTTTGTATTTTTGCTTATGGTCAAACTGGTTCAGGAAAGACTCACACCATG AGTGGTCCCTCAGGTGGAACATTTAAGGATATGGGAATCAATTATCTGGCTCTTACTGATCTGTTTCAAATGTCTAATGAAAGAAATGACATCATAAACTATGACATTTATGTTCAAATGGTTGAGATTTACAATGAACAAGTTAGAGATCTACTTGCAGAGGACAAAACTGACAA TAAATTAGAAATCCGGAGCTGCAATGATGATGGGTTGAGACTTCCAGATGCCAAATTGCGTCCTGTGAATTCTACAGCTGATGTTATGACCCTCATGAAACTTGGTGAGGTTAATCGCGCTGTCAGTTCGACTGCAATGAACAACAGGAGTAGTCGTTCCCACAG TGTACTTACTGTGCATGTTCATGGCAAAGATACATCTGGGAACTCCATTCGCAGTTGCTTGCACTTGGTAGACCTAGCTGGAAGTGAACGAGTAGACAAGTCTGAAGTTACAGGGGAAAGACTAAAGGAAGCACAATTTATTAACAAATCTCTTTCTTGTTTGGGAGATGTGATCACAGCCCTGGCTCAAAAGAATTCTCACATCCCTTACAGGAACAGCAAACTCACTCTTCTTTTGCAAGACTCCTTAG GTGGACATGCAAAAACATTGATGTTTGCTCATGTGAGTCCGGAAGCAGATTCCTTTGGTGAAACAGTGAGTACTTTAAAGTTTGCTCAGAGGGTTTCCACTGTGGAACTGGGGGCAGCCCGTTTGAACAAAGAAAGCAGTGAGGTTATGCAACTAAAAGAACAG GTTGAGAGCCTTAAGATTGCATTGGCAACCAAGGAAACTCAGAGAATGTTCCAAAGAAACAGAGAGCAGTACACTCCGTTAGAGAAGCCAACACACTCTGAGAAAACTCCATTGCCCTCTCGAAGACTTAGCATTGAGAACTGCAGTGCCGTAAAGACCGATAAATGTGTGAGTCGTGAGGATAGAAGTGGAGCCAAATCACCACTTTTGTTACCTCGTTCCAGAAGATTAAGTTTGGAAGGTCCAAAAGCTATCAAGAAAGATGGTCTGCAATATGAGCCAGTATCTATGCAGAAATATCGCTCAATGCAAGATGAAGAGGCAGTGTCAAAACTAAATGGCCAGTTCAGCAGTGGCAATTCCAGGTCAGAGTTGCACCCCAAAACCCCTCGAAGTCCTATAAGCATTTCCTATCAAAAGAGattgataaaattaaatgaCGGGATGCAAGTTCATCCTATTAAACTGCCTCAAACACCTGAACCACCTGTTCGGGATGTACATGCCTCTAAGGTGATGGGTAGCACAAATGGCAAAGGATCCCAGATAAGAAGATCCTTGAGAACAATTGGGAAACTGATCAATGGTGGCCCTGATAAGAG GAGCCAACATATGGTTGAAGTCAAGTCACCAATGGGCAGTGGCCATAGAAATCATGTAAAATCACCCATCAGGGGCACTGGCTATACAAATAGTGTAAAGTCACCAATTTCAGCTGTTGAGAAAACAAATAGGAGGAAATCTTTAACAGGGATTCAAGCACCACTGCCAAACAACTCACGTAGATCTTCACTTGGAGGAAAGCCAGTAGTAGCAT TTGAGGACAAGGAGACAAATGCTAGAACTCCTCCAAATCCTCATTCAGACACCAAGGCTTCAAAACGGTGGCTGTAG